A part of Paraliobacillus zengyii genomic DNA contains:
- a CDS encoding lactoylglutathione lyase family protein → MNQKTYPRAFSHIGISVPDVNKAVEFYKEVMGWYVIMEPSDVVEDNSPVGIMCKDVFGPGWGKFRIAHLSTSDGVGIELFEFKNNEKPENNFEYWKTGLFHYCVQDPDLEGLVEKIKEYGGKQRMPVREYYPGEKPYRMVYCEDPFGNLVEIYSHSYELTYSLGAY, encoded by the coding sequence ATGAATCAGAAAACTTATCCACGTGCATTTTCTCATATTGGCATTTCTGTTCCAGATGTTAACAAAGCAGTTGAATTTTACAAAGAGGTGATGGGGTGGTATGTAATCATGGAACCTTCTGATGTAGTTGAAGACAACAGTCCAGTTGGTATCATGTGTAAAGATGTCTTTGGTCCTGGCTGGGGGAAGTTTCGTATTGCACATCTCTCAACCTCTGATGGTGTAGGAATTGAGTTATTTGAATTCAAAAATAACGAAAAGCCAGAGAATAACTTTGAATATTGGAAAACAGGTCTTTTTCATTATTGTGTTCAAGATCCTGATCTAGAAGGCCTTGTAGAAAAAATTAAAGAATATGGTGGCAAACAGCGTATGCCAGTCAGAGAATATTATCCAGGAGAGAAGCCTTATCGAATGGTGTACTGCGAAGATCCATTTGGAAACCTCGTTGAAATTTATAGCCATAGCTATGAATTAACTTATTCTTTAGGAGCTTATTAA
- a CDS encoding CPBP family intramembrane glutamic endopeptidase: protein MKLLFIKEKVVINLEENEFELDKKELEGERNDLENANPQNNYQFGWKEIVLFFLTYLGASFVLGIVIAIPIVIIDTVNNSNLLDQVLSGHWLLYLDAASFVIALLIFKSARIFLKGKFSFSPLKQGKTYLYLVAALIVVYGSQYLFIDVLHLEDATDQIDTFGLNNISFQWWNTVLLYLAFTVITPIKEEIIYRGFLHGFLDKKFHFIVGVIVSSLVFGLLHTGHVLSATIMGLAFVLLYKLTKSLVVPILFHILWNSYAVTGLLLIMN, encoded by the coding sequence GTGAAATTATTATTTATTAAAGAGAAAGTGGTGATCAATTTGGAAGAAAATGAATTTGAATTAGATAAGAAAGAGTTAGAGGGTGAGAGAAATGATCTTGAGAATGCAAATCCACAAAATAATTATCAATTTGGTTGGAAGGAAATTGTTCTTTTCTTTTTAACTTATTTAGGAGCTAGTTTTGTTCTAGGAATAGTTATAGCTATTCCAATTGTAATTATTGATACAGTAAATAACAGTAATCTGCTCGATCAAGTACTATCAGGTCATTGGTTATTATACTTAGACGCTGCGTCGTTTGTCATTGCCCTTCTAATATTTAAAAGTGCACGAATTTTTCTGAAAGGTAAATTTTCATTCAGTCCTTTGAAGCAGGGAAAAACCTACTTATACTTGGTTGCGGCACTCATTGTAGTTTATGGAAGCCAATATCTCTTCATAGATGTGCTACATTTAGAAGACGCAACTGATCAGATAGATACTTTTGGACTTAATAACATATCATTTCAGTGGTGGAATACGGTACTCTTATATTTAGCTTTTACTGTTATTACTCCAATCAAAGAGGAGATAATATATAGAGGTTTCCTCCATGGATTTCTAGATAAAAAATTTCACTTCATAGTGGGTGTTATCGTGTCCTCGTTAGTATTTGGTTTGCTTCATACTGGTCACGTGTTATCTGCTACCATAATGGGTCTTGCTTTTGTTCTTTTGTATAAGTTAACAAAGTCATTAGTTGTACCGATCCTTTTTCATATTTTATGGAATTCATACGCAGTAACAGGACTTTTGCTAATAATGAACTAA
- a CDS encoding pentapeptide repeat-containing protein, translated as MKIDLPNLPNELPFKNFSDILYEEEPELELCEINDSIFENEVLTRSRLYKMIIKNCRFNNTDFSNIDITDVSFENCDFSNTTMRKSSIHRSVFNNCKLIGADFTESKLGNVAFTNSLLNLASFGSSKLEKVKFHDNSLESSDFYDCNLKKIDFKSCNINDVSFEKTSLKGLDLSTSTFESLTLSLSDLKGCKVSTHQAIQFAALLGVIIVE; from the coding sequence ATGAAAATTGATTTACCGAATTTACCAAATGAGTTACCCTTTAAAAATTTTAGTGATATTTTATATGAGGAAGAACCAGAATTAGAACTATGTGAAATTAATGATTCTATTTTTGAAAATGAAGTCTTAACTAGAAGTCGCTTATATAAAATGATCATTAAAAATTGCAGGTTTAATAATACAGATTTTTCTAATATTGATATAACCGATGTTTCTTTTGAAAACTGTGATTTTTCTAATACTACTATGAGGAAGTCTTCTATACACAGATCAGTTTTTAATAATTGTAAACTAATTGGTGCTGATTTCACAGAATCTAAACTTGGAAATGTTGCGTTTACTAATTCATTACTAAACTTGGCATCATTCGGGAGTTCAAAACTTGAAAAGGTTAAATTTCATGATAATTCATTAGAGAGTTCCGATTTTTATGATTGTAACCTAAAAAAAATAGACTTTAAATCATGCAACATTAATGATGTTAGCTTTGAAAAGACATCACTAAAAGGACTAGACCTTAGCACTTCTACTTTTGAATCACTTACTCTATCATTATCAGATTTAAAAGGTTGCAAAGTTTCCACTCACCAAGCAATTCAATTTGCTGCTTTGTTGGGCGTAATAATTGTTGAATAG
- a CDS encoding NADH-dependent flavin oxidoreductase: MNNKYAALFEPYKLPSGIEIRNRIMMAPMTNYSSNVDGSVKLDEVSYYARRSMGVGAVISAVANISPGGKGFPGEIGCDRDELIPSLKKLADGIKNEGAKAILQIFHAGRLAPRDLVPEGDVVAPSNIPAERGGTPIVPRELTTTEIEAIIEAFGQATRRAIEAGFDGVEIHGANGYLIQQFFSPHSNRRDDQYGGNLAKRMTFPLTVIERVQQVVKEQAKEPFIVGYRFSPEEPETPGISMGETLQLVDVLADKGLDYLHVSLQDFWSKARREADQTKTRIELLLQTINKRLPLIGVGSIYSADDAAEAMKTGIEFLALGREIVIDPDWIQKIQNGKEATIQTTLDLNAKDSLDIPDSFWNVITSVPGWFPGVK; this comes from the coding sequence ATGAATAATAAATATGCAGCTCTATTTGAGCCTTATAAATTACCAAGTGGTATTGAAATTAGAAATAGAATAATGATGGCGCCGATGACAAATTATTCTTCTAACGTAGATGGTTCTGTTAAATTGGATGAAGTGTCTTATTATGCCCGTCGCTCTATGGGTGTTGGTGCAGTAATTTCAGCAGTTGCAAATATCTCACCTGGTGGAAAAGGATTTCCCGGAGAAATTGGTTGTGACCGTGATGAATTAATTCCTAGTTTAAAAAAGCTAGCAGATGGAATTAAAAACGAAGGTGCAAAGGCTATTTTACAGATCTTTCATGCTGGTAGATTAGCACCACGAGATCTTGTACCAGAAGGAGATGTTGTAGCTCCTAGTAATATTCCTGCCGAGCGTGGTGGAACTCCGATAGTACCGAGAGAACTAACGACGACAGAGATTGAGGCTATTATTGAAGCATTTGGTCAAGCGACACGTCGTGCGATAGAGGCTGGCTTTGATGGAGTAGAAATCCATGGAGCGAATGGCTACCTTATTCAACAATTCTTTTCTCCACATTCCAATCGTAGAGATGATCAATACGGAGGAAATCTAGCAAAGCGGATGACATTCCCGCTAACAGTTATTGAACGAGTGCAGCAAGTTGTTAAAGAACAGGCGAAAGAACCGTTTATCGTTGGTTATCGCTTTTCACCAGAAGAACCAGAAACACCTGGAATCTCTATGGGTGAAACGCTCCAGTTGGTTGATGTACTGGCAGATAAAGGGCTTGATTATCTGCATGTTTCCTTGCAAGACTTTTGGTCTAAAGCAAGAAGAGAAGCGGATCAAACGAAAACACGCATAGAGCTTTTGCTTCAAACAATTAATAAACGATTGCCGTTAATTGGAGTTGGATCTATTTATAGTGCAGATGATGCAGCAGAAGCTATGAAAACTGGCATTGAATTTTTAGCTTTGGGAAGAGAAATAGTTATTGATCCCGATTGGATCCAAAAGATTCAAAATGGAAAAGAAGCTACAATTCAAACAACATTAGATTTAAATGCGAAGGATTCATTGGATATACCAGATAGTTTTTGGAATGTGATTACTTCTGTCCCTGGATGGTTTCCTGGAGTTAAATAA
- the kdgT gene encoding 2-keto-3-deoxygluconate transporter: MRIMKTIEKVPGGLMLIPLFSGAVIHTFTPNAGEYFGSFTNGLMTGTVPILAVWFFCMGAGIKLKSTGTVLRKSGTLVLTKILVAWIVAYIATLFIPESGIQTGVFAGFSVLALIAAMDMTNGGLYASIMQQYGTKEEAGAFVLMSIESGPLVTMLILGSTGLAVFEPQIFVGALLPFLIGFALGNLDPDSRDFFSKATYTMIPFFGFALGSSIDLKVIAKAGFAGILLGIIVILITGIPLILADKFIGGGNGTAGIAASSTAGAAVANPMIIAEMKPEFFNVAQSATALVATSVIVTSILVPIITALWSQYMKKKEMVQVVSEEHKTIS; the protein is encoded by the coding sequence ATGCGAATTATGAAAACGATTGAAAAAGTACCAGGAGGTTTAATGTTAATTCCACTATTTTCAGGAGCAGTAATTCATACATTCACACCAAATGCAGGTGAGTATTTTGGATCATTTACAAATGGATTGATGACCGGAACAGTGCCGATTCTAGCAGTATGGTTTTTTTGCATGGGTGCAGGTATCAAACTGAAATCTACCGGTACTGTTTTGAGAAAATCAGGAACGCTTGTATTAACAAAGATATTGGTTGCGTGGATTGTTGCCTATATAGCCACGTTATTCATTCCAGAGAGCGGCATACAAACAGGTGTATTTGCTGGCTTTTCCGTACTTGCGTTAATTGCTGCAATGGACATGACAAATGGTGGTCTTTATGCTTCTATTATGCAACAGTATGGAACAAAAGAAGAAGCAGGTGCATTTGTTTTAATGTCAATTGAATCTGGTCCATTGGTAACTATGTTGATTTTAGGAAGTACTGGATTGGCTGTATTTGAACCACAAATATTTGTAGGAGCTTTATTACCTTTCTTAATTGGTTTTGCTCTTGGTAATCTAGACCCTGATTCACGTGACTTTTTTAGTAAAGCTACGTATACAATGATTCCGTTTTTTGGATTTGCTTTAGGGAGTTCTATTGATTTAAAAGTGATTGCAAAAGCCGGTTTTGCCGGCATATTACTAGGTATTATTGTAATATTAATTACAGGTATACCATTAATATTAGCTGATAAATTTATTGGTGGGGGAAATGGTACAGCTGGAATTGCTGCTTCTAGTACAGCTGGTGCTGCAGTGGCAAATCCAATGATAATTGCTGAAATGAAGCCTGAATTTTTTAATGTTGCCCAATCAGCAACTGCTTTAGTCGCAACTTCCGTAATTGTGACATCTATATTAGTACCCATAATAACCGCATTGTGGTCCCAATATATGAAGAAGAAGGAAATGGTACAGGTAGTATCAGAAGAGCATAAAACAATAAGTTAA
- a CDS encoding IclR family transcriptional regulator: protein MSNVQSLERALNILNKLSEYPNGIQIVRLSEQVNLTKSTTHRLLATLLDMNYVVKDPETDKYKLGLQPLFLARNLLNNLDVVSIAKPHLENLAKEVNETIHLCIEDKKEIVYIDKIESNQTIRMYSRIGSRAPMYCTAVGKVLLSGMDQDQLEETVSKMEFIPKTQTTITSKEELYKEINLIKDQGYALDNSENEEGLTCIASPILNHQGEIVASFSISGPSNRVTMDFINSTLIEKVKEYSLIISRNLG, encoded by the coding sequence ATGTCGAATGTCCAATCGCTAGAAAGAGCTTTAAATATATTAAATAAACTTTCTGAATATCCAAATGGGATACAAATTGTTCGATTATCTGAACAAGTAAATCTAACGAAAAGTACAACACATCGATTGTTAGCTACTTTACTTGATATGAATTACGTCGTAAAAGATCCAGAAACTGATAAATATAAACTTGGTTTACAACCTCTTTTTCTTGCTAGAAATCTTTTGAATAACTTAGATGTCGTCAGTATAGCTAAACCACATTTAGAGAATCTGGCTAAAGAAGTCAATGAAACGATTCACTTATGCATTGAAGATAAAAAAGAAATTGTCTACATAGATAAAATCGAATCAAATCAAACAATTCGAATGTATTCCCGTATAGGGAGTAGAGCACCTATGTATTGTACAGCGGTCGGAAAAGTATTACTTTCAGGTATGGATCAGGACCAATTAGAAGAAACAGTCTCAAAAATGGAGTTTATCCCCAAAACACAAACGACAATAACTTCTAAGGAAGAACTCTACAAAGAAATCAATTTAATTAAAGATCAGGGTTATGCATTAGATAATTCTGAAAATGAAGAAGGTTTAACCTGTATCGCTTCCCCAATTCTTAATCATCAAGGGGAAATCGTGGCTAGCTTCAGTATTTCAGGTCCGAGTAATCGCGTAACAATGGACTTTATAAATAGTACTTTGATCGAAAAAGTAAAAGAGTATAGCTTGATAATCTCTCGAAATCTAGGATGA
- a CDS encoding bifunctional 4-hydroxy-2-oxoglutarate aldolase/2-dehydro-3-deoxy-phosphogluconate aldolase — MNKINVLKKITECGVVAVVRADSEKEAIAISKACVEGGIKGIEITFTIQGAEKVIKELRALYQDNNEVVIGAGTVLDTATARMAILAGAQFVVSPAFAADTVKLCNLYQIPYMPGCMTMTEMTRALEAGVDIVKLFPGTVYGPEFVKTVKAPLPQINIMPTGGVNLENVDQWIKNGSVAVGVGGNLVAPAKTGDYQKITEYANQYVNIVREARK, encoded by the coding sequence ATGAATAAAATAAATGTGTTAAAAAAGATTACTGAATGTGGCGTTGTGGCAGTTGTAAGAGCAGATTCAGAGAAAGAAGCTATTGCTATTTCAAAAGCGTGTGTTGAAGGAGGCATTAAAGGTATTGAGATTACTTTTACTATCCAAGGTGCGGAAAAGGTAATAAAAGAACTACGTGCGTTATATCAAGATAATAATGAAGTGGTGATTGGTGCGGGGACGGTACTTGATACAGCAACAGCACGAATGGCAATTCTGGCAGGAGCTCAGTTCGTTGTTAGTCCTGCTTTTGCTGCAGATACAGTGAAACTATGTAATCTATATCAAATCCCTTATATGCCAGGATGTATGACAATGACTGAAATGACAAGAGCCTTAGAAGCGGGGGTTGATATTGTTAAGTTATTCCCTGGTACAGTATATGGCCCTGAGTTTGTCAAAACGGTTAAAGCACCACTTCCCCAAATAAATATAATGCCAACCGGTGGAGTGAATTTAGAGAATGTTGATCAATGGATTAAGAACGGATCTGTAGCAGTTGGAGTAGGTGGTAATTTGGTTGCACCAGCTAAAACAGGAGATTATCAAAAGATTACCGAATATGCAAACCAATATGTTAACATAGTTAGAGAAGCAAGAAAATGA
- a CDS encoding uracil-DNA glycosylase, with protein MNKQIVKNDWAELLAAEWEKPYFQKLTSYLDKEYKQNTIYPEMDSIFNAFHYTSFEDVKVVILGQDPYHGPDQAHGLSFSVKSEVNIPPSLRNIFKELHNDIGCPIPNHGHLGKWAEQGVLLLNNVLTVRGGKAHSHQNMGWEIFTDNVIELLNKKTTPIVYILWGAAAQKKQSLIDKTLHYLVKAPHPSPLSAYKGFYGSKPFSTTNQYLKMFGKKKIDWELPK; from the coding sequence TTGAATAAACAAATAGTAAAAAACGATTGGGCAGAACTTTTAGCAGCAGAATGGGAGAAGCCTTATTTTCAGAAATTAACTAGCTATCTAGATAAGGAATATAAACAAAATACTATCTATCCGGAGATGGATAGTATTTTTAATGCTTTTCATTATACGTCTTTTGAAGATGTGAAGGTAGTTATTCTTGGACAAGATCCTTATCATGGACCAGATCAGGCACATGGACTCAGTTTTTCTGTTAAATCAGAAGTGAATATTCCACCTTCACTTCGAAATATTTTTAAAGAATTACATAATGATATTGGTTGTCCAATACCAAATCATGGCCATTTAGGTAAATGGGCAGAACAAGGTGTTTTACTATTAAATAATGTGTTAACAGTAAGAGGAGGAAAAGCACATTCACATCAAAATATGGGATGGGAAATTTTCACTGACAATGTAATTGAGTTATTAAATAAAAAAACGACTCCTATTGTATATATTTTATGGGGAGCTGCTGCTCAGAAAAAACAATCACTCATTGATAAGACACTTCATTATCTTGTTAAAGCACCACATCCAAGTCCATTGTCTGCATATAAAGGTTTTTATGGTAGTAAGCCGTTTTCAACTACCAATCAGTATTTGAAAATGTTTGGTAAGAAAAAAATTGATTGGGAATTACCTAAATAA
- a CDS encoding PAS domain-containing protein has product MINSKTTKSYLFEKALDHTKVGLIITDPSLPDNPVIFANQGFTKMTGYKEAEITGNNCRFLQGEETDQAAITSIREAVLKEKTVTVQLYNYKKDGTGFWNELTVDPMWIEEEQKLYFVGVQKDITITKDKERILTETLSEMEKISTPIVPISDGVSILPLIGSIDHNRLDKLSETISNYLTKSKDNYLILDLSGLYKVDTYVASSILKMHNLTSLIGTQLVLTGIRPELAIKTIVIGEKLKHLRTYRTVKDALVALVN; this is encoded by the coding sequence GTGATCAATAGCAAAACAACCAAAAGTTATTTATTCGAAAAAGCTTTGGATCATACTAAAGTTGGATTGATTATTACCGATCCATCCTTACCAGATAACCCAGTAATTTTTGCTAATCAAGGATTTACGAAGATGACTGGTTACAAGGAAGCCGAAATAACAGGGAATAATTGTCGGTTCTTACAAGGGGAAGAAACAGACCAAGCTGCGATTACTAGTATACGCGAGGCTGTATTAAAAGAAAAAACAGTCACCGTTCAACTATATAATTATAAAAAAGACGGAACGGGATTTTGGAATGAACTAACAGTTGATCCCATGTGGATAGAAGAGGAACAAAAACTTTATTTTGTTGGCGTACAAAAAGATATAACCATCACGAAAGATAAAGAACGGATTTTAACCGAGACATTGAGTGAAATGGAGAAGATTTCTACACCAATAGTTCCAATAAGTGATGGTGTTTCTATTTTACCGTTAATTGGTTCCATTGACCATAATCGGCTAGATAAACTTTCAGAAACTATATCGAATTATTTAACGAAATCAAAGGATAACTATTTAATCTTAGATCTATCCGGTTTATATAAAGTAGATACATATGTAGCATCTTCTATCCTTAAGATGCACAATTTAACCTCATTAATTGGTACACAGCTTGTCCTTACTGGTATTCGGCCAGAGTTGGCAATCAAGACAATAGTTATCGGTGAAAAATTAAAACATCTGCGAACGTATCGGACAGTAAAAGATGCATTGGTTGCTTTAGTTAACTAA
- a CDS encoding TrkH family potassium uptake protein, giving the protein MQLFSKPFKITKQLSTVQLIVLFYVSAVAFSTLLLSFSFFKEDGITLSFIDTLFTAISAISVTGLTVVSTAETFNTAGHIALAFILQFGGIGIMTLGTFIYILFGKKIGLRERQLIRIDQNRTTLSGLVKLMLKILQIIIIIELIGTVILSTYFLTYFDTWQEALIQGFFGAVSATTNAGFDITGNSLIPFANDYFVQFINMVLLILGAIGFPVLIEVQELIRGKHEGVNERNVFSLFTKLTSITFFSLVIIGAVLIFVFERTNFFMDKTWHESLFYSLFQSVTTRNGGLATMDMNEFSIPTLLTISGLMFIGASPSSVGGGIRTTTFAIMLLSIYNYAKGNTTIKVFGRQIDQEDIMRSFIVITTASMLCVVSTIVLAATENLPMIAVLFEVTSAFGTTGLSLGITPELSSFGKSVIMFLMFVGRIGIFSFLFIIRGKVQKDVFRYPTEKMIIG; this is encoded by the coding sequence ATGCAACTATTTTCCAAGCCATTCAAAATTACGAAGCAACTCTCCACCGTACAACTAATTGTGTTGTTTTATGTATCGGCAGTGGCATTTTCCACCCTGTTACTAAGCTTCTCTTTTTTTAAAGAGGACGGCATCACATTATCGTTTATTGATACATTATTTACGGCGATCAGTGCGATTAGTGTAACAGGATTAACAGTTGTTTCAACAGCTGAAACGTTTAATACTGCAGGACATATTGCATTGGCTTTTATTTTGCAATTTGGTGGCATTGGTATTATGACTTTAGGAACATTTATTTATATTCTTTTCGGCAAGAAAATTGGTCTTCGAGAAAGACAGTTAATCCGAATTGATCAAAACAGGACAACTTTATCTGGACTTGTTAAATTAATGCTTAAAATATTACAAATTATTATAATTATTGAGTTGATCGGTACTGTAATATTAAGTACTTACTTTTTGACTTACTTTGATACGTGGCAAGAAGCCCTTATACAAGGATTTTTTGGTGCTGTTAGTGCAACAACAAATGCTGGATTTGATATAACAGGTAATTCTTTAATCCCTTTCGCTAACGATTATTTTGTGCAATTTATTAATATGGTACTACTTATATTAGGCGCAATTGGATTCCCAGTATTAATTGAAGTACAAGAGTTAATACGTGGTAAACATGAAGGTGTTAATGAAAGAAATGTATTTTCTTTATTTACGAAATTGACATCAATTACATTCTTTTCATTAGTTATTATTGGTGCTGTTCTTATTTTCGTGTTTGAACGAACGAATTTCTTTATGGATAAAACATGGCATGAATCATTATTTTATAGTTTGTTCCAGTCCGTTACTACGAGAAATGGTGGTCTAGCAACGATGGACATGAATGAATTTTCTATTCCGACGTTATTGACAATTAGTGGGTTAATGTTTATTGGTGCCTCTCCGAGTAGTGTTGGTGGTGGAATTCGGACGACAACATTCGCAATTATGTTACTAAGTATCTATAACTATGCGAAGGGAAATACAACAATTAAAGTATTTGGTAGGCAAATTGATCAAGAAGATATTATGCGTTCCTTTATCGTTATTACCACAGCAAGTATGTTGTGTGTCGTTTCGACTATTGTGTTAGCGGCAACGGAAAATCTACCAATGATCGCTGTGTTGTTTGAAGTAACATCTGCTTTTGGAACAACAGGATTATCGCTGGGCATTACACCAGAATTATCGTCGTTTGGTAAATCTGTAATTATGTTTTTAATGTTTGTTGGACGAATCGGTATTTTCTCCTTCTTATTTATAATTAGAGGGAAAGTACAAAAAGACGTATTCCGTTATCCAACGGAAAAGATGATTATTGGTTAG
- a CDS encoding AAA family ATPase produces the protein MTHQTIDYHPQIKKVLDNINKVIVGKEEVSTLSIVALLAEGHVLLEDVPGVGKTMLVRTIAKSLDCEFKRIQFTPDLLPSDVTGVSIYNPKELNFEFRNGPIMGDIVLADEVNRTSPKTQSSLLEAMEERSVTVDGQTINLQRPFFVMATQNPIEYEGTYPLPEAQLDRFLLKLKMGYPTEEQELQMLEATAKQHPIERIDAVLDKTELLQLQQQVKEVYIDKIVQNYIIQLVKRTRVDNAIYLGASPRASIALMKAAKAFAFIHNRDYVLPDDVKYLAPFVLSHRIILTSEAKFEGLDAHNLITQLIVTVSIPMRKEFS, from the coding sequence ATGACGCACCAGACAATTGACTATCATCCACAAATTAAAAAGGTACTAGATAATATTAATAAAGTTATTGTTGGTAAGGAAGAAGTTAGTACTCTAAGTATTGTAGCGTTATTAGCTGAAGGACATGTGTTATTAGAAGATGTACCCGGAGTAGGTAAAACAATGTTAGTGCGAACAATAGCTAAATCTCTAGATTGTGAGTTTAAACGAATCCAATTCACCCCAGATTTATTACCATCTGATGTTACAGGTGTATCCATATATAATCCAAAAGAATTAAACTTTGAATTTCGTAATGGACCCATAATGGGAGATATTGTTCTCGCAGATGAAGTGAATAGAACATCTCCAAAGACACAGTCATCCTTATTGGAAGCAATGGAAGAAAGAAGTGTAACAGTTGATGGTCAAACAATTAACTTACAAAGACCATTCTTTGTTATGGCGACCCAAAATCCAATTGAATATGAAGGAACCTATCCCCTACCAGAAGCACAACTAGATCGTTTCCTATTAAAATTAAAAATGGGTTATCCAACTGAAGAACAAGAATTGCAAATGTTAGAGGCTACGGCTAAACAGCACCCAATTGAAAGAATAGACGCTGTATTAGATAAAACTGAATTATTGCAATTACAACAGCAAGTTAAAGAAGTATATATTGATAAAATTGTTCAGAACTATATTATTCAATTAGTTAAAAGAACGCGAGTAGATAATGCCATTTATTTAGGTGCTAGTCCAAGGGCGTCTATTGCTTTAATGAAAGCGGCCAAGGCCTTTGCTTTTATTCATAACCGTGATTATGTGTTACCGGATGATGTGAAATATTTAGCACCATTTGTATTATCACACCGGATTATTTTAACATCTGAAGCGAAATTTGAAGGTCTAGATGCTCACAATCTTATAACTCAACTGATAGTAACTGTATCTATACCAATGCGGAAGGAATTTTCTTAA
- a CDS encoding DUF58 domain-containing protein, producing MKGGLKLSGKLIQLSLLFGILFSYTMFQGGFVSGFLFYAFLPVFCYFLIFLLYPLSTWKVKRTLSRNVTQAGNSVEVTIDLERKIGMFLPYLIIEDCFSASLEPIYQSNMVWKKVNDKAQPRKTENKQAVFPLFKRKIRLSYRFTDLPRGAHHFDKVMIKTSDIFGFMEKTATFSVENSIVVYPEKKEIAIKKQRNNFEEGAKASYSLQSRNTHVVTGVREYMPGDRFSWIDWKTTARKQSLMTKEFEQEKSTDGFLVLDTSYSESFNGMGVEASVVLARSIVHYFDRKSTNIGLLSLGSEVAYFPPQQASMKEMLHYQLATLKPHKNGRFAMKLTEHINQMPSNLFILILTTEVDHALVQALKQVQQKSKQIIIYISKPSYLLSEEDNRLIQQMRLGGMIVDVITEDVLRQDVIEVSM from the coding sequence ATGAAGGGTGGTTTAAAGCTAAGTGGAAAGCTGATCCAGTTAAGTCTTCTTTTCGGAATTTTATTTTCATACACGATGTTTCAAGGTGGATTTGTTAGTGGATTTCTTTTTTATGCTTTTTTACCCGTTTTTTGTTATTTCCTTATTTTCTTACTTTATCCATTGTCGACTTGGAAAGTGAAACGTACGCTTTCAAGAAATGTCACCCAGGCTGGTAATAGTGTGGAAGTGACGATAGATTTAGAAAGAAAAATTGGAATGTTTTTACCATACCTTATAATCGAAGACTGTTTTTCTGCTTCATTAGAACCAATTTATCAATCAAACATGGTTTGGAAAAAAGTTAATGATAAAGCCCAGCCAAGAAAAACGGAAAATAAACAAGCCGTGTTTCCACTGTTTAAAAGAAAAATTCGTTTGTCTTATCGATTTACAGATTTACCACGCGGTGCGCATCATTTCGATAAAGTAATGATAAAGACAAGTGATATTTTTGGTTTTATGGAGAAAACAGCAACCTTTTCAGTGGAAAATAGTATCGTTGTGTACCCAGAGAAAAAAGAAATAGCAATCAAAAAGCAACGGAATAACTTTGAGGAAGGTGCTAAAGCCTCTTATTCTTTGCAATCCAGAAACACACATGTTGTAACAGGTGTAAGAGAATATATGCCAGGGGATAGATTCTCTTGGATAGATTGGAAAACAACAGCAAGAAAGCAAAGTTTAATGACAAAAGAATTTGAACAAGAAAAAAGCACAGATGGCTTCCTTGTTTTAGATACAAGTTATTCAGAGAGTTTTAATGGGATGGGTGTTGAGGCAAGTGTTGTGTTGGCGCGTTCAATCGTCCATTATTTTGATAGGAAATCTACTAATATAGGTTTATTGTCTTTAGGTAGTGAAGTAGCTTATTTTCCTCCGCAACAAGCTAGTATGAAAGAGATGCTTCATTATCAGCTGGCCACTTTAAAACCACATAAAAATGGTCGATTTGCAATGAAGTTAACAGAGCATATAAACCAGATGCCTAGTAATCTATTTATTCTTATATTAACAACAGAAGTAGACCATGCGTTGGTACAAGCTTTGAAACAAGTACAACAGAAAAGTAAACAAATAATTATATATATATCTAAACCATCTTATTTGCTGTCAGAGGAAGACAACCGATTGATCCAACAAATGCGATTAGGCGGGATGATCGTAGATGTAATAACAGAAGATGTTCTACGCCAAGATGTAATTGAGGTGAGTATGTAA